AGCGAGCGCTTTCGGATCGAGTCTTGAAATCAGGGATGTCAAGAACGGCCCGTTGGCGTTCACAATCTTGGCGCCTACCGTAGGATCTGTATTTGCCGTCATTTTCTGCAGGAAAGAACCGCTGTCGTTTACGATTCCCGCGATAACACCGGGATCCAGGTTCGCCATGAGCTCTATGTTGGAGTTGGGGGCCGAGTTCTGCGCGGCGGCGATGACCTTCGGATCCAGCGCCCGGATAAGAGACTCGATGAACGCCTGGTTGTTGTTGATCATTTCGGCGGAGGCTTTCTGATCGCCCACGGACATCATCCTGGTCAGGAACGCCTGGTTGTTGATGATCGAGGCCACGAAATCCGGTGATATGTTGTTTACGATGTCCGTAATAAACTGCTTGTTGTCATCCATCGAATTCGTCATCTGCGACGTATCCATATTCTTGACCATAGCCGTCAAGAACGCCCCGTTCGCGTTGAGCGCGCCGGCGATCGAGCCCGGATTGATCGCGCCTATCATGCGGAGCATGAACCCCTGGTTGTTCACGATGTTGGCGGTGAGCGTCGGATCCGAGTTCGCCATGCTCTTTGTTATCGTTCCCACATTGTTATTGAGAACTCCCGCGATCACCTCCGGGCTGATCCGCCCGATCAGGCGCGCAATCCAATCGCCGTTGGAGTTGATGAGACTTGCCGTGGCGTTGGGATCCTGATATTTCATCGAGTCCATGAGATACTGCTCGTTGGAATTCACCGCGCTGGCGATCACGTCAACGTTCAACCTGCCTATAAGCGCCGACAGAAACGGCCCGTTATTGTTCACCATCAGCGCGCTGGTCTGCGGATCCGACATGCTCATGATCTTGGTTATGAACGGCCCGTTGCTGTTTACGATGTCGGCGACCACGACCGGCGAGAGATAAGATATCAGGTTGCTGATGAACGTCGTGTTCTCGTTGACGATCATCGCGACAACCCGCGGATCCAGATACTTGTTCATGTCGTTCGACGCTTCCGGGTTCGCGCTCATGACGCGCGCCAGCATCTTTGGATCCAGATGGCCTATCAAATCCGCGATGAGTTTCCCGTTTTCGTTGATGGGCTTCGCGATCGCCTTTGCCTCGAGCAACGACATCGTCTTTACGCTCGAAGAGGGGCTCTTGTTCATCGCCATCGCGATAACCTCGGGGGGCAGCCCCTGCACTATGGCGGACAGAAGATCGGGGTTCTGGTTCAGGGCTTTAGCCATGATAGTGGGATCCGAGTTTTTCTGCATGCCCTCGAGCAGGTACCGGTGGTTCGCTATCTCGCCTATGAGCTTTCCGAGCAAGTGCTTGTTCGGCATCGCTATCGCGCCCACCGCGATAACGCTCAAGAACATCAACGCGATCACTGTAATATTTACCAGTGCCTGCAATCTGGGACGCATCAGCATGTTTTCGCCGGAGCGCGCGGGCGAGAGAGACTTATCAACGCTCTTTGGCTTCGGCGTTTTCGCGGTTTTCACCGCCGGCGCCGTCTTTACAGGGCCTGCCACTCCCATGGCGAGAACCCTCTGACGGTAACTCTGCCTGGCCCGGGCGGACATGCCGGGCTGCTCGACACTTTCGATAACCATGGCGGTCTTGAGAAACGGCTCGAGCTCGGCCGCGACATCGCTGTGCTTGCTCAGAACTGAATCTAACTTGCTCCTGTCCTTGCGGATCAGATCAAGCGACCTGTCAAAAAGGCTACCTGAATCTTCATTCAAGCGAACCACTTCCTACCTTTCTAAGATGGACACTCAACTACCTTCCAACACTAACTCTCATATGCCTAAACGATATTACATCTAAAAAGATACGGTTCTTCACGGCTCGTTTTGAAAATTTTTTCACCGCCATTGCCAGGGGTCAGGCACCGTCTACCGCTCCGTCTACCTTTACTGCGTAGGTGGGGTCTGGCGCCGTCTACCGCGCAACGGTAAACGGCGCCTGACCCCTGGTTGCGGTAGACGGAGCGGTAGACGGTGCCTGACCCCTTTGTTAACTTTAAGAATTGATCTCGCTGGAGTTGCCTAATATCCGGTTCAGCGAGAGCAAACCGCGCTTCTGTGTGGATTTCACCGCGCCTACTGAGACACCCATGATCTCGGCGATATGAGCGTTCGAAAGGTTATCGATGAATTTCAGAATAAGAACCTCTCTCTGGTTGTGCGTGAGCTTCCGCATAGCCTTGTACAGGCGCTCGCTCTCCATGTCGGATATTACAGCCTCGACCGGATTTCCATGCGGCGACACGGTCGGGGGGTTATCCTCGAAAGGAACTCTCTCTTGCTTCGACTCCCTTCGAAAGAAATCAACAATGAGATTGTGAGCGATCTGGTAGAGCCACGAGCTGAAAGCGACGTCGCGCATCTCATACGAGTCTATATTCTCGAAAGCCTTGAGAAACGTCTGACCGGTCAGATCCTGGGATTCCGTCACGTTGCCGACTTTGTAATACACGTAACGGAATATCTGATCCACGTACTCGTCATATAGCATGCCAAACGACTCAGGGTCTCGATTCTTCGCCCTCTTTACCAGGTTCCGAACACCAGCGTCATTTGACATTCAACACTCCGGTCTTACGTCAGACTTAAATCCCCATCCTCACGTTTCTTGCACGGCAAAAATAGATAGCGACACTATTGCCCTGTACCAGTCAGTGCCTTCGGTCTATAGTTAATAACAGTTAACCAAAGTATATTACTTTTTCTTCATTGTGAACACAATATTAATGTTGCGTTTTGTCAATACCGCAAATCGCAGCAGGCACAGTCAGGAGGTTGACTGGCTCATGCCTGCTCTGCTAGACTCTATGCTTGTACTGGTAAACGAAGCGCTCCCACGACATCAAGAGAAGACCACTTATGCCAGCAGACAGAACGCGCAACCGCAGAATTCGCGCTGACTCCATTTCTTCTGTGCACCGGCTTAACTCCGCCGTTGCCCGGATGCCCGGTGCCGTAGTGTTTCACGGCGGCAAGGGCGGCGTCGGCACGACAATGCTGGCAACCGAGATGACTATGGCGCTCGCGAGCGTCGGCCGGCGCGTCGCGGCGCTCGACGCCGATCTCGACCGTGGCTCGATGCACTACAGGCTCGACGTTTCCGTTGGGCGCGCGACCTTTTCTATCGCGGACGTCCTCCCTGTTCTGGAAGATATTACAGATGATGCCCTCCGCGGCGCGCTATCGACATGCCCTTGCGGCGCGAGCCTCCTTCCGCCACCTGTGGGTCGCGCCGGACTGGCGCCCCCCGACGCCGCTCACGCCGGCAAGTTGCTCAGCGCTCTTGCTTCAAACTTCGACTATGTCATCATCGACACCAGAGCGGCTCTCGACCCATTCACAACAGGACTCCTCATGGCATCTGATTTAATAGCGCTTGTCGTCACTCCCGAACTGGCATGCCTCGGTGGGGCAAAGCGGGCCGTCACGGCTCTCGACGCGCTCCCCGGCGAAAGGCCACGTATCGAGCTTCTCATAAACCGCTCACTGGGCGCGCGCGACCTTGTGACACGTGGAGATATCGAGTCCTATCTCGGGATGAAGGCGTCCGCCGTCTTGCCGGAGGACACCGCCATGTGCCGCAGGCTCGAGGCCGAATGCAAGTCTCTTCTCTCGGATCGATCCGCCCTCTCATGTGAGGTGTTTCGCCTCTCCCGAGCGCTATTTGGTTAGTTGCGCTATCTAATTAGGGGTCAGGCACCGTCTACCGCTGCGTCTACCCCTGGCGCGCTGGCGCTGGCTAGCACAGGGTTGATTTGCTTGGTCTGCTTGTGTTACGATTTGCTTGTACTGCTGGTGAAGCGACTCTTCTGGAGGTTAATCGTGGCAGGTTTTCCGTTGCGACAGGAATCGGCGGACGTCCCTTCCGAGGTCCGGAACGCCATTCGCCATCGCCTGTTAGATGAACTTGCGAACATGGAAGGCGTGCTGGATGACGATATCGAGCAGCGCGTCGAGGAAGCGCTCCTCTCTGAAGGTTGTCTGTGGCCGAAGCGCATGATCCGGCGCCTTGCCGCCGAACTCGCGGACGAGCTGTTCGGTCTGGGCCCGCTGGAGACATTGCTGCGCGACCCATCGATTTCAGAGATCATGATAAACGGGCCACAAGAAGTTTTCGTGGAACGCGACGGACAGATCGAACCGCTCGGGGTGAACCTTGGCATGGACGATCGGGTGATATCCCTGGTGAGGCGCGCTATCGGCCCGCTAAACTTGCGCCTGGACGAAACAAGTCCGATGATAGATGCCCGTCTGCCTGACGGTTCGCGCCTCAACGCGGTCATCCCTCCGCTGTGCCTCAACGGGCCGACCGTCACAATACGCAAATTCCGAAAAGCGCCGTTCAGTGTCTCGGAGCTTGTCGAGAACGGCACCTTCACCTCCAAAGTCGCTTCCTTTATCGAGGAAGCGGTAAGGCGTCGCGCAAACATCCTGGTCTCCGGCGGCACCGGCAGCGGCAAGACGACCCTCCTCAACGTGCTCTCCTCTTTCATCCCTCGCTCAGAAAGGCTCATTACGATCGAAGACGCGGCGGAGCTCAAGATCGAGCACCCACACGTGATATCGCTCGAGAGCAGACCTCCCAACATAGAAGGGCGTGGTGAAGTTACGGTGCGCGATCTGGTGCGCAACTCCCTCCGGATGCGGCCGGATCGCATTATCGTAGGCGAGGTCAGGGGCAGTGAAGCTCTCGACATGCTTCAGGCGATGAACACCGGCCACCCAGGCTCATTATCGACCGCACACGCGAACTCGCCTCATGACCTTCTCGATCGCCTCGAGACCATGGTGCTCATGTCGGAGGTGAATCTCGACGGGTCAGCCGTCCGCAGACAAATAGGATCAGCGCTGGATCTCATCGTCCACATGCGGCGCGCCGACGGAGGGCACAGAGTGCTGGAGCAGTTGACTTCAGTCTCTCTTGCGCAAAATGGTGATTACAGGCTCGAGGATATGTTCTCACGCGAATCGTGGCACGGCGGTTTTTCATGAGGTGGCCGGGACTCTGTATCCTTGTGGTGGCGGCGATCTATTTTCTGTGGATGAGCCGGTCGGCCCGCGCTGTGGCGGCAGCCAGGCGCAACCTCGACAGGCATCTCGAGCCAGGCGATGGCGGGACACCTGTGCTTCGCGGTCGCGGCCTGCTCGCACAAGCGCGCCGGCGCATCGAGAAGACGCGCGCTGCATCCAGAGCGCGCGAGCAGCTCAACGCGTCGGGATTGGCGATTCGGTGGAGCGTGTTCATGCCCACCTGGCTCGCGGCGGCGCTGCTGCTCCCGCTTTCCAGTTTCTTGATGACTGGAAGCATCCTTGCCGCGCCACCCGCGCTTCTCGCGGCGCTGGTTCTGCCAGGCAAGGCGCTGAAAATGCTCGGTCACGCGCGCGTGCGCAAGTCGCAAGAGCAGTGCGACACTCTCGCCGCCGACCTGACGCTCTTCCTGAGGAGCGGCATCCCTGTCGAGGACGCGCTTTCCCTTTGCGCCCGCGACGCTTTTCCACCTGTATCGGATGCCATTGCGCGTTTTCAATCTGATGTCGCGCTCGGCGCCGGGGTAGACACAGCGCTTCTCGACCTCGTGGGTGCCCTTGACAATCGCGACCTTCAGCTGATTGCCCGGGCGATGGTTACGTCCCGTGAGACCGGATCCGAGATCAGCCACATCATGGACACCATCGGGGAAACGGTGCGCGAGCGATCCGCCATCCGTCGCGAGTTGGAGTCACAGACTGTTCAGAGAAGGATTTCCGGGCGCGTCGTCGCGGCGTTGCCGCTCATCTTCCTGGGAATCTCGGCGCTGGTATCCAGGAGCGTCATCTCCGTGCTCCTCGGCACAACTCCCGGCCTGATCATTTTGATGGTCGCCGTCCTGCTTGACGCAGCCGGTTTTCTCTGGATAAACAAAATACTGGACATCAAATAGCGAAGGAGAGAAAAACTGTGCTATGGGTCTGCGTTGTGGCGGCTCTCTCCATCATCTTCATCTCATCTGGAAGCAAAGATCGAGAGCGAACCGGCGTCTCACGCCTTCTCGCCCTCGATGACGAGACACGTAAAACGGAAGAGCAAGGCGGTCACATCAGGTCACGAGACCGCTCGTTCGCGTCAATCATCGAGTTGCCATACAGGCTGACCCCGGCTACGCTCCGCGCGCGATTCTTCGCGCCCCTGGAAGCGCTCTGTGACACACCCGGGCTAACAGTGCCCCGCCTCGCCGGCGCTTGCTTCTACACATCCGCCGGCATGCCACTATGCTTTCTGCTACTGACAAAGTTTTCCACCTTTGGCCTTGCCGGCGCCCCGGTTTGCGTAGCTTTCGGGCTCCTGATTCCGCGCGTCATCGCGTCGCGCGCGCGCAATCATTACCTCGAAGCGTCGCGCCAGGCGCTTCCAGACACGGCTGACACGCTGTACGCCTACATCCTGGGCGGCAAGAACCTCGACCAGGCGTTCAGGGGAGCGGCACAGTATGCGCCTGAGCCTCTAAGCCCTCTACTGCTCCGCGCCGTCAGGGAGATAGATCTGGGCGCCTCGAGAGAGGAAGCGTTCGACAAACTGGCCGCCCGGTGTCCGGTTCACGAACTCTCTTCTCTGCTGCGTTCCCTGCTCGAGGCGGAGAAACGCGGTTATTCCATGTCGGTATCACTCGCGGTGTTCTCGCGCGAAATCCGGCTGAGGCGCCGCGACCAGTTGCGTCAGAAATGCGCGAAAGCCCCGCTGAAGATGCTCGCGCCTCTCGTCTTTCTCATACTGCCGGCCTCCGTTCTGCTAACGGTTGGGCCAATATTTCTGGCGACACTCCATCGTATTTTCTAGCGGGCATGCCTTGGCGCCCTGATGCGAAACTCGAACTGAAACAGGATTCCATTGCGTTGTGTGCTTGACTTGCTTGTCTGATGATGCTATGATTTGCTTGTACTGGTTGTCTCTTCTCCATGATTCTTGGTCGTCCCACGCGCGAGGGCGTGGATTGAAACAAAAAGGGAGGTATCAAATGGGCGAGATCAAACGACTCATGTACGAGGACGACGCGCAAACAACCGCGGAATACGCGCTGGTGATTCTCGGCGCGGCGGCGGTCGCAAGCGCGCTGATCGCCTGGGCCGCCAGCGGCAATGTGATCAAGAACTTCTTCACCAAGATATTCACCAAACTCACGGACGGCTTCTAGAGCAGGCTGTTGAAAGCTATGTCGATACTGCTTCCAATCGTGTTGTTCTGCGCCTCAGGCGTTGCCGCCGATGTCAGGTTCGGGCGCATCCCGAACTTCCTGAACGCCGGCGGCCTTCTCTGCGGCCTGACCGTGTCGTGCGTGAGCGGTGGGGGGCGCGGTCTCGCCTCCGGCCTCCTGGGCGCCACGCTCGGACTCGCCATACTGTTGGCGCCTTTCTTGCTTCACATGGTTGGAGGCGGTGATGTGAAATTTCTTGTTGCGGCCGGCGCAATGATGGGATGGCGGCTTCTTCCACCGGCGTTCCTGCTCGGCGCCGTGGCAGGCGGAGCGCTGGCGTTTTTCGCGCTTCTGCGCGGCAGACACTCCAGACAGTCGTTAGAGAGTGTGTGGCGCGCGTTGATCCTGCTGGAAGCCGGCGCGTGGCGTCCTTCCGCGAAGACGCCTGTTGGTAACCGCGTCAGGATGCCTTACTCCCTGCCACTGTCCGTGGGGCTGATTGTTGTCGCGAGT
This window of the Candidatus Anoxymicrobium japonicum genome carries:
- a CDS encoding type II secretion system protein E, which produces MEGVLDDDIEQRVEEALLSEGCLWPKRMIRRLAAELADELFGLGPLETLLRDPSISEIMINGPQEVFVERDGQIEPLGVNLGMDDRVISLVRRAIGPLNLRLDETSPMIDARLPDGSRLNAVIPPLCLNGPTVTIRKFRKAPFSVSELVENGTFTSKVASFIEEAVRRRANILVSGGTGSGKTTLLNVLSSFIPRSERLITIEDAAELKIEHPHVISLESRPPNIEGRGEVTVRDLVRNSLRMRPDRIIVGEVRGSEALDMLQAMNTGHPGSLSTAHANSPHDLLDRLETMVLMSEVNLDGSAVRRQIGSALDLIVHMRRADGGHRVLEQLTSVSLAQNGDYRLEDMFSRESWHGGFS
- a CDS encoding RNA polymerase subunit sigma-70; amino-acid sequence: MSNDAGVRNLVKRAKNRDPESFGMLYDEYVDQIFRYVYYKVGNVTESQDLTGQTFLKAFENIDSYEMRDVAFSSWLYQIAHNLIVDFFRRESKQERVPFEDNPPTVSPHGNPVEAVISDMESERLYKAMRKLTHNQREVLILKFIDNLSNAHIAEIMGVSVGAVKSTQKRGLLSLNRILGNSSEINS